In a genomic window of Piliocolobus tephrosceles isolate RC106 chromosome 1, ASM277652v3, whole genome shotgun sequence:
- the CITED4 gene encoding cbp/p300-interacting transactivator 4 has product MADHLMLAEGYRLVQRPPSTAAAHGPHALRTLPPYAGPGLDSGLRPRGAPLGPPPPPQPGAMAYGAFGPPSSFQPFPAVPPPAAGSAHLQPVATPYPGRATAPPTAPGGPQGPLPVPSAAAPPPPALALGGMDAELIDEEALTSLELELGLHRVRELPELFLGQSEFDCFSDLGSAPPAGSVSC; this is encoded by the coding sequence ATGGCCGACCACCTGATGCTCGCCGAGGGCTACCGCCTGGTGCAGAGGCCGCCGTCCACCGCGGCCGCCCATGGCCCTCATGCGCTCCGGACTCTGCCGCCGTACGCTGGCCCAGGCCTGGACAGCGGGCTGAGGCCGCGGGGGGCTCCCCTGGGGCCGCCGCCGCCCCCACAACCCGGGGCCATGGCGTACGGGGCCTTCGGGCCACCGTCCTCCTTCCAGCCCTTTCCGGCCGTGCCTCCGCCGGCCGCGGGCAGCGCGCACCTGCAGCCTGTGGCGACGCCGTACCCCGGCCGTGCGACCGCGCCCCCCACCGCCCCGGGAGGCCCCCAGGGCCCGCTGCCGGTGCCTAGCGCCGCAGCCCCGCCGCCGCCCGCGCTCGCCCTGGGCGGCATGGACGCCGAACTCATCGACGAGGAGGCGCTGACGTCGCTGGAGCTGGAGCTCGGGCTGCACCGCGTGCGCGAGCTGCCCGAGCTCTTCCTGGGCCAGAGCGAGTTCGACTGCTTCTCGGACTTGGGGTCCGCGCCTCCCGCCGGCTCCGTTAGCTGCTGA